GTTGCGTTGGCTCAATAGCAGCCGGAGCCAACCTTAGGCGATCAACTTTCGCTTGCTACCGGTAGCGGTACCAGTGATCCGGCCTCGCGGGTCGCCATTTCCAAACCGAGGCGTCTATGCTCGGTCGCGCGGTCGGGATCTCCGATATGGTCCAGCGTTTCCGCCAGGAGCCAATACGCTTCAGGCCCCGGGTTTTGTTTGATGCATGCCTCGAGGTAATAGCAGGCCTTGCCCCATAGCTCGCTCTTAAAGCAGAGCCTGCCTAAGGTGAGCAACAGCGTTGCATCGTCGCCATGGCTGCCTAGCCATTTTTCGGCCGCGTTGATCTGCGCAGCCAAGTCCCCGCTCGGCATGAGCCCGTAACGTTTCACCAGCGCCTGGTCCCAATCACTCTTGAGTGCTTTTTGGATCAGGGGGATGGCCTTGGATCCTTGGCCGAAGGCGTGTGCGCGAGCGGCGTAGACTTCGATGATCGCGGGGTGGCGGCGCGGAGTGCTCGGAATCCGTGACCAGACGGCCTCGAGCGCGTCCGCGTCCTGGGCATTGGCCAGCAGTCCCGCATGGGCATCGGTTTGGCGCGCTAAGATTTCTTCCGCGCTACAGACCTTACGCTGCTTTAGTGCAGGCAGGAGATCCAATAGCTGCCGCCAATCCTGCATCTGCGTAAGGAGCCGAAGCGAAAGTTTCAGTACCCGAGGATGCGAAGAGTTGATCGCGCGCAGCCGCAGCAGAGTCGCTTTCGCTTGCTCCCATTGGCCTTGTTGCAGTTGCAGCTCGGCTTCGGTAAGCCCAACGGCGAGCTGTGCTTGGGGGCCGGTTTCCTCGGCGAGACGAAGATATTCGTCGCGGCGTGTCCAGGCGCGCTGAGAATGCGCAGCCTGGGCGGCCGCCAAATAGTGGACCAGCGGATACTCGCTGGTGGCGGCATTTCGGCTGAACGTTCCCTCGGCGAGTTCCCAGTTGCCCTCGGCAAGCGCCATTACGCCGTTCACTAAGGCTTTCTGCGCCTTGCCGCTACGCTGCGTGTGGCTCCAGTCGAACAGACGCCGGGGCGCGGACCAGAGCTTCGCGAGCACGCGCACCAATAAATAAAGCGTGACGGCCAATAATCCGAGCAGGAACACAAAAAAGTTGACGCTGGATCGCAGCAAACGGCCATGGTAGCCAATTACCACGAAGCCCGGGTCCTCGCTCGAGACTTGCGCGACGATCACCGCCGCAAGCAGCACGAGCAAGCAAAGGAACAGCAATCTCATTGCCGTGACTTCTCGGCCTCGAACGCGCGTTCCGCGCCTTGACCTTTAGCCTCGGGGGGCGAGGCGCCTGCCTCCACCGGTGGGGTCGGCATTTGGGGTGGGGAAGCGGCCGGATGAGCGCTTTTCGCCGACACGGGAAGGCCTTGTTTCTGGGCCACGATATAGTCGCGGATCGCTCTCATGGACCCCGAGATGTCAGGCAAAGGTGGTTTCAGTTCCAATGCGCGAAATTCCTTGAGTTTGGCGAGCAAGCTGGACACCGGCTCGGCATCGGTGTCGTAATAGCGGGCAAGCACCTCGGATAAACTCTCGATTGCGGCGCGTAGGGTTTTCGTGTCGCGGTGCAGAACGTCGAGCCGCGCGTTAAAAAGCTCTAGCCGTAAATGCTGTTGCACTAAGCGGCGAAAGGCGACGTCGAACAAGAACGGATCGCGGGTGTCCATTTCTTGTATCGAGACCATGTTCGCTAGGTCTTTCCAGATGGCGCCGGCCAGGTCCGTCCAGGTATCGATTTCGGGGGACTCCACCGGCTGCGCCGTCGGCGCTGGCGCCGCGAGCTCAGCCTTGAAGGGGAGATCGTCGCTGCGGCCGATGATGTCCCCTAGATAGAGCGCGATACCGGCAATGTCGGTCATCGGGACCGCGCGCAGGGAATTCATGTCCTTGACCAACTGCTCGCGGACGTTTTTTAAGTCCGGTCTGTCAAGCCGGTGCAAACGCCCGTCGGCGGTTTCTAGCGCAGTGAGTGCCATGGGAACATCGTGCGCCAGATCCAGGCGGTGTTGTGCGGTTGCGATTAGGAATTCCACCTCGGCCAATGCCAGACCCTCGACGCTATTCGGCTTTTGCAGCGCGAGATTACCGAGCGTACGCGCGAGCGATTTTTGCTCGCGCTGAAGGCCCTCGATCACGGTGGCGGTCTGCGTGTTTTTCCCGCCGATGGCCCCGATGTCAGCGCGCAGCGAGTCGATGTGCGCGTTTAAGTCTTGCAGTTGATCGTTGTAGTGCTGGATGGCCGGCGTGTAATCGTAACGCCACCACTTGAACGTGGCGGCGGCGGCCACCGCGAAGAGCACGACCAGGATGCGTGTAAGCCAGGGTCCTTGCGGTTTCGGTTCGGGACGGGTCTCGGCGGTGGGCTCGATGGTTTGCGGCTCATCGGGAGAGAGGAGCGGTGCGAGAGATTTGTCTTTTTCCATTATCCGTTCTCGTTAGGCTGCACCTTCGATTCTGTCGTCCGGCCCCCTGTCGCTTTCCATCCAGTGCGCCACGCCACAAGCGCAGCGAGCAGACCGGCATCGCTTGCGTCCGCGGCCACGATCGGGTGCGTGCAGCCCAGTTCTCGTGCATGCACCGCCATGCGTTCGTTCATCACCGCGATCGCGCGCCCGAGCAGCAGATTTTGCCGTTCGCCTATGATATCAAAAAGATTACGCAAGCCCTCGCTGCTGGTAGTAATGACGACATCTATTTGACCTTGTTCCCAGCGCTCAAGCAAGGCTTTCGCACTCAGACGAGATCGGGTGCGCCGGTAAACCTCCGCGTAATCTACGCATGCCCCACGCGCTTGCAGAATCTCTCCCAACAGAGGGCGGCCGTCGGCGCCGCGGAAGATCAAGATGCGTTTCTTATCGGGATGCCGCAGC
This genomic interval from Pseudomonadota bacterium contains the following:
- a CDS encoding uroporphyrinogen-III C-methyltransferase, translating into MEKDKSLAPLLSPDEPQTIEPTAETRPEPKPQGPWLTRILVVLFAVAAAATFKWWRYDYTPAIQHYNDQLQDLNAHIDSLRADIGAIGGKNTQTATVIEGLQREQKSLARTLGNLALQKPNSVEGLALAEVEFLIATAQHRLDLAHDVPMALTALETADGRLHRLDRPDLKNVREQLVKDMNSLRAVPMTDIAGIALYLGDIIGRSDDLPFKAELAAPAPTAQPVESPEIDTWTDLAGAIWKDLANMVSIQEMDTRDPFLFDVAFRRLVQQHLRLELFNARLDVLHRDTKTLRAAIESLSEVLARYYDTDAEPVSSLLAKLKEFRALELKPPLPDISGSMRAIRDYIVAQKQGLPVSAKSAHPAASPPQMPTPPVEAGASPPEAKGQGAERAFEAEKSRQ
- a CDS encoding heme biosynthesis protein HemY, giving the protein MRLLFLCLLVLLAAVIVAQVSSEDPGFVVIGYHGRLLRSSVNFFVFLLGLLAVTLYLLVRVLAKLWSAPRRLFDWSHTQRSGKAQKALVNGVMALAEGNWELAEGTFSRNAATSEYPLVHYLAAAQAAHSQRAWTRRDEYLRLAEETGPQAQLAVGLTEAELQLQQGQWEQAKATLLRLRAINSSHPRVLKLSLRLLTQMQDWRQLLDLLPALKQRKVCSAEEILARQTDAHAGLLANAQDADALEAVWSRIPSTPRRHPAIIEVYAARAHAFGQGSKAIPLIQKALKSDWDQALVKRYGLMPSGDLAAQINAAEKWLGSHGDDATLLLTLGRLCFKSELWGKACYYLEACIKQNPGPEAYWLLAETLDHIGDPDRATEHRRLGLEMATREAGSLVPLPVASES
- a CDS encoding uroporphyrinogen-III synthase; amino-acid sequence: MPPVNTSVAVKPLLGLRVLVTRPLHQARGLCELIEAQGGSVWVHPVIEIRDPADPAATRRRIDRLSSFDIVIFISANAAERGLRLICERGKSLQGITVIAVGPATAARLYALGVGEVTLPAQADTEGLLDLDALRHPDKKRILIFRGADGRPLLGEILQARGACVDYAEVYRRTRSRLSAKALLERWEQGQIDVVITTSSEGLRNLFDIIGERQNLLLGRAIAVMNERMAVHARELGCTHPIVAADASDAGLLAALVAWRTGWKATGGRTTESKVQPNENG